The nucleotide sequence GGGTAAAACCTATCACTGCAGGGTAAAATATCGCTCTCATTCTACTGTCCAGATCATAAGCGTTAAAACCAGGGTTACCTCCATTGCCAGGATGCAGAGAGTCTTGAAGCCTTGGCAGCACAAAAATCAGTGCGATCAAGGTAGGAAAAGCAAATATATTATAAACGGCACTTATACGCGCACGCTGCTGGTCATCGCTAAATGCGCCTCTAAGAACAAAATATGCAAAGTATATCAACAAACCGATGGCGGCAGAATCCTGTTTGGGGTCTCGGCTCCAATAATCGCCCCAGGTATAGCGCGCCCAAATCATGCCGGTGACTATGCCCAAAATCCCAAATAAAACCCCTGTATTAGCAAACTCTACGGCCTTTACATCAAGTTCTGAACGGAACCCTAACAAGTATTTTATGGAGTAAATGACAGAAACAAAGAGTAAGATAACCATCCCAAACCACATAGGAACATGAAAATATAGATTCCTAATGGTTTCATTAAGGATATCCATCCTCGGTACCTCAAAAAGTAAACCTGCTATAATTACATAAATTAAGAGCAGTACAGTCAATATTTTCCACCAATTCTTTTTCATGTTCTAAGATTAAGAAAATTCCTTAGAGTTAAACAGCGTATTTTTAACAAAAACCTTTCATCAACTTTTCCAGATAAACGGGAACAACAAATACGAGACAGCCACTACCATTGCATTTATCGCTACCAATATCATCAGGTCATTATATATAAGACTTCTTTCAAGGCCATCTATAGAGTTGCGCGAGCACCTTATCAATAAGACCAAAACGGGTATTATCACTGGAAAACTAAGAACAGCCATTAACATGCTTCCGTTCCCAGATTTAGATGCTATTCCTGAAATTAATGTCAATGTACCAGAAAAAGACATCGCCCCTAATAAAAGGACAAGCAAAAACATGCCCAAGTCTTCTACCGGATTGCCCAATACCAAAGAGTAAAACAAGTAAGCTGTAAAAGCTAGTATAATCATCAACAAGACATTATATATTATCTTAGATAGAATGATTACCCTTGGGCTCGTCAAATTATAATAATATAAATTTCTCGCTTGTCGCTCTTGCATAAAGCTTTTCGTAATGGCATTTACCGCTGTAAAAAGCATTATGATCCAAAGAAGTGCATTCCAGGTAAAAATAGACAAATCACCGGCCCGAACCCCAATGCTCAAATAGCATATAAAGACCGTACTGCCTGCAAAAAGCAGCATTCCGTTTAGAGCGTAACGCTGTCTCCATTCGAGCATTATCTCTTTTTTTATCTGAGCTGAAATTTCTCTGACCATAATCAAAAACAAATTTCAGATATTTTTACTGAACAACCTATGCAAAATGTCATTTTTAAACCTGACAAATGTAAACTTTTCTACATACCAAGGGTAATATTTAATAGGAAGGCTAAAAGAGGAAATGAATTATGAGAAGATATTTGTTGGTAGCAGGGTTGGTAGTATGCTTAATTAACAAGGGATTTGCCCAAGAAGACAATGAACTGTTTCAAGATAACGACGAGGAAATAGAAGCGCTGGAAGAAGAAGACGTTGAAGAGCTTGAAGATGAAGAAATCGAAGAGCTAGACGAAGAGGAAAGGCAAGCGCTGGAAATACCAGAAAGACGAAACACTGTCAAATTCAATACATTAAGTCCATTTGTAAGTTCAATATCCGGGTTTTATGAAAGAGGGATTACTACAAATATGAGTGCCCAGATTGGCCTATTTTATACAGGCTACTCACTCACCGGCTCTAGCTGGAGAGGATATGGTATAACGCCAGAATTCAGGTACTATTTAACAAGCGAAGAAACATATAATGAAGGACTTTACGTAGCACCTTTCTTCAGATATCAGCAACTTGAAGTAACACGCCACATACAGGAAGCGAACATCAGCTCTTTGATGAACACCTTTGGCGGTGGTGTAGTTGGCGGATACCAGTTTAAAATTGCTGACAGGTTCGCTTTGGATGCTTTCTTAGGGCCGGCAATCGATATTGGAACTTTCAGGTATGAAGAAGGCATGGAAAACGTGGAGTTTGATGGAGGGCCTTTCTCCGGCTTTAACTTAAGGGTTGGCCTATCAGTAGGATACTCATTTTAGAAAAACTGAGTTTAGGGCTTTTCTTGAATAAAAAACGCAATAGGGTTTGTTCACACAGCTATGCAATAGGAACTGCTATTGCACGACAAGCCCTATTGCTTATTACAGAATTGAACCTCACCTGCCTCCTTGCAATATTAATGCTGCTTAGAAAATTTCATCAAACAAAGCAAATCATGCATTTAGCGCAGTGGCCTAATTTTGCAATTTCCAGTACTTTTAAGCCTGTTTCTGAAAATAATCCTGTAAATTTGTCGGGCTAATTCATGAAAAGTTATGCTTGATAAAATTTCTCAGTTGCAAAAAGAGGCTGAAGCTTTTGATATTAAAGATGAAAAATCACTCGAAGCGTTCCGTTTGGCCTTTATTAGTAAAAAGGGTAAACTAACTTCTTTGTTTGATGAATTAAAGAGCGTTCCCCGCGAGCAAAAAAAGGAAGTTGGCATGAGCTTAAACAAGCTTAAAGTTTATGCTAAAGAGAAGTTTGACACTGCCACCCAAGAGGTCCAGTCAAAGCAAGGGGATAAAGGCGAAAAAAGTGACCAAGACCTCACCTTGCCTTCCATTCCACATGCCTTAGGGTCACGCCACCCGCTCACCATTGTGAAGGAAAGAATTGTCGAAATATTTGCGCGCATGGGATTCAACCTTTCTGAAGGGCCCGAGATCGAAGATGACTGGCACAACTTTACAGCCCTTAACTTTCCTGAAAACCATCCTGCCAGAGAAATGCAGGACACCTTCTTTATAGAAAGAAAACCAGATATTACTTTAAGGACACATACGTCTTCTGTTCAGGTTAGGGTAATGGAAAACCAAAAACCTCCTATCAGGACATTGTCCCCGGGCAGGGTATTTAGAAACGAAGCTATTTCTGCCCGTGCCCATTGTGTGTTCCATCAAATAGAAGGTTTATATATTGATGAAAAAGTGAGCTTTGCTGACCTTAAGCAAACACTTTATTACTTTGTAAAAGAAATGTTCGGAAAGGATATTAAAGTCAGGTTCAGGCCTTCTTTCTTCCCTTTCACGGAACCGAGCGCTGAAATGGACATTACTTGCCTGATTTGCAAAGGCAAAGGGTGCAACATATGCAAGCAGTCTGGATGGGTGGAAATAGGAGGTGCAGGTATGGTAGACCCTAATGTGTTGCAAAACTGCGGTATAGACCCTGAAAAATACAGTGGCTTTGCTTTCGGTATGGGCATAGAAAGGATTACCATGCTAAAATACCAAATAAAGGACTTAAGGCTATTTACAGAGAATGACGTAAGGTTCTTGAGGCAGTTTACGCATTTATAAGGCCTGACTGTGTTGTCTAATAAACTTGTGCCCTATAGCAATTTGATACTATAGGGCACAGGTTCAGATAGGACTCATACTCTTTTCAAGTACTTTACATTTTTATTTCCTCAAACAAACGGTTGTTCAGCAACTTCTGCTTAAACTTCTTTTTGTTAAATTTCTTATTGGATGACCCAATATTAAAGCTCCTCCCTTCAAAAATAAAAGTTGCGAGTTTAGCTTTAGAGTTGTCATCACCAACTTTGGTTCTTTTCACCTTCACTTGGCGAATGGCATCTTTCAGTTTGTCTTCAAACGCCGCAAAACCATAATGCTCCTCGATCATGGGAATAATGTCTTCAATAAGTCCTGCATAAAAATCAACATTAGTAAAGCTTGCAGCATCTGGCTTTCTGAAGAAAACATCATTGTCTAAGATTTTTTCCAACATTGTAAAGAGCGCTTCTTTTTCATCCCCCTTTAGCTTCCATAACTCTGCTTTGTAATAAGTGATCAGAACAGCCCTTTTCTCAAAAGATGTAGCGCTAAAGGTTTGATAGGGAAACTCGTGCTCTGCTAGTTCAATATATTCAAAACTTTCTTCGAGTTCACCTTCCTCTTTAAGCAACTGCGACATTCTTAAGCAAGCATTGTGTTTGTAGTTGGCATAAGGAGCCATTATACTGTTTCCTTCATCCAAATCATTCAATTCGGAGTCCAAGATTTTTCGGTACCACGCTTTGGCTTTTTCAATATTACCAATCTGAGCGTAAACTACTGGAATATTGTTAAAGCTTCTTCCATAACAATTAGAAGTATCAGGGTATTCCCGAACAACTTTCTTCCATACATACAATGCACTATCAAACTTCTCATGCTGAACAAAGTCAACCCCTTTATTCAATAAATCACACTCCCACTCCTGAGCTTGAGCCATTTGAACGGACAAAAAGGACAAGAAGATTAATTGCAGAACTTTATATTTCATCTCAATGCTGGTTAGTAAGTCATTACATGGCAATATAAGGTAAAAATTTAATTCACACCTTCTTTAGGTAGGCAATCGTGCTCTTTTGTTTAACGCATCCACCGTAATAATTCTATAAGTAAATGAGTTAACCGTAATTCTCAAACTTCTTTCGTAGTTGGTGATATAAATGTTTTTCCCTCTTTTCTGAAACTGCGACTCATCTGTTGCACCAAGCACGTCGAGTATCATCTTTTCAATCTCGTCTTTTGACAAACTGGTACTCAATTTTTTACTGATCCTTCCGTACACAAGTTTAGTGTAGCAAATATTGATCAAAACCTCTTTTTTATAATTTTTCATTTTAGCCCTACAGGGAACTATTAGTGAAATATTTATACCACAGGCTGCCTTTCTAGGTCACTGTATGGGTAGTGTCCAGCCTGCTTTAGGAGATCGATTAGTTGTTCACTACCGTTTCCCCTTGCAAAGTCCATTTCACTTTTAAAAATCTGTAAGCACAACAGTAAATGATGCTGTCTATCACCAACTTTAAATTTCTTACTGCCGGGTTCATACAAGTCAAACAACAAACAAGTGTTCTCTTTCCCGTCTCCGTTTGGCAACTCACATGTGTCATACGGGTTTAATACTGCCTCCCTGGAATAAAACCCAATGGCAGTAAATAAACCACATATTTTTCTTTCAATAATATTAAATGCTCCTTTAGAATCTTCGTTATTATCGTATTCGTGTTTGGTAAATGCAACAAGCTCATAAGTGCCCAGTCGATTTGGAAGAGGGCCTGTTCCATCCGGCTCTAAAAGCTCCATAGTTGCAAAACCAGTCCCTTTTATATGGTTTAGGAAATAATACATATCAACTGCACCACCAACTGAAAACGGAATTAGTGCATGCCCAACTAAATTGTGCATGCGCCCAAGTACATTTTCAAGTCCTTTTGATTTTAGGTCATAACCTTGTTCATACTCTTCCTCAGTAAAGTCTTGTGGGGCTTGCTTCTGGCTTTTACTAAACAGTTTCTTAAAAAAATTTATCATAGCAAATTACATTTAAAAAAATCGCCTCAATGTGCTTAGCCATTGATCATTTAACCTCAATAAAAGTACCAGGATAAGGTGCCGGTGTTGGGAAAAAGTCGGAAGGGGAGGTAACTGTTTCCATTGTTGCTGACTTTTTATCCAAACGGTAATGACTTATGGTTCCCTCTTTAATATTATGTGCATCCGAAGTGGTAATAATAAAACATTCGGTCTTTTCAACTATTTCTATAGGATAAGCTATTTCTTCAGGGTCTTTTATATATTCTAAAAGTTTGGCTTTTAGAAACTTTATGGTCTCGGCGTCTTCTTTTGTAGGAAAATAAAGCTTAGATAAGTTTTGCCCTATCGTCTGGGTAACCAAATTCACCACAAAATCATATTGATAACCATCCTTTTCACTATGCCTTAATGGGACGAATTTAACCAACCTTTTAAATTTGACTTTTACCTCGTCTTTGCTGGATTCTGATTTTATGATATAGTCGTCTACGTTAATTCCGGAAATAACCTCCTTCAAGATACCCAAAGCCATATCTGTTAAAGGCTTGCTGTATTCAGGTTTAATAGGGAAAAAGCCATTCATTCTTGCATACTGCTCCTTTAAGGAAATATCCTCACGATTATTGACGGGTAAATTGTAAGACTCATAATCAAAAATGACTTCATGAGTCTTTTTGTCAATAAAATATCTTTTGACCGATTCTTCTGAAATACTGACGATAAAGAAATAATCATCATTTTCTGAAACGGTGTGTTCCATTTTGGGTCCCAAAGGAAGAGGTATAATATCTTGTACTGAATGTATAAGATCAAAATCCGCTTTGGTCGGCGTGTAAAAAGCTACATCAGATGAGTCAAAAGGAAATATTTCTTTAGTGATAATATTGACAGCAAGATCATAAACCCTTTTTTCATTCCTGTTTTTGAACCTAACATTGCGCCTATATTTTACAATGATATCTTTATAATTACCCAAGATTACAATGTCAAAGTCTTTCGGGTCTATTTTCAAGTGTGGCTGTTTAACAGCTAAGATAGATGAGGCGATTTTCACTAATTCCCCAACATGGCCCGACATCTCACCTTCCTCATTTAGAATAATGTATAGGTCTTTATTGTAATAATGTTTAAATGTGCGCTGGGTAAGATAATAAAAAGGGTTTGTTCCTTTAAACCTTAAGGTTTTTCCGCTTTTTTTACTAATTAATGTTTTTTCCAAATAGGGCTTTTCCTCTTCGTTATTGAGAAAGCCTTTATCAATATGTGGAACATCGTTAAAACAAGAAATCAAATAGTACTCCTCATTCTCCGCAATACTATACTCTATATCTGCCTGTATCTCTTCAGGCAAAAAGTTCTTTTCCTTTAATTCAGCAATAACTTCTTCTTCCTCCGTAGATGCCAGCCATAGCCCTGTTTCTGAATCATCTAAAGGGTTTATTTCCTTGGTATGTAAGTTTACGGTGATATCATATGTGGTGCTTTTTATAGGGTTAGATATATAGCGCACACCCCTTCGGAAAAAACCTTTGGTAACTCCATAAGTGTCTTTCCAAACGCTGATATAAAAATCACTATAATCTATAGCTATTTCCGGATACTTTTCTTCTAAAATATCCTGAGCCATAACAATCAGCTCCTCTCTGCTTCTCGTATCTAGGTTTTCCATATTAAGATGGTTTTCTTGGGCATCTAAACAAAATATGTTAAAAATTAAAAGAAATAGTACCCTATAGCATTGGATCATTTTATAAAAATTGCAAAACATAAGATACGCTATAATAAGCGAAACTGCTTAAAATGGTGTGAGAAATGTTTGTTATGAAACCTTGTCCACTCCTCTCTGTCCAGTTCACCCATTGCTAGGTTTACAGGTTTTGCGTCTGGATTGTTCAAAAAGTATAGTTCAAATTCATCTAACGCTAAATATAGCTTTTTTAAAGCGGCACCAAGATCTGAGCAAACCAGCTTAGGCAATGTATCTCCAAGCATAGGAGCTTTAAAACCCATAGGAAGCTCATTGTCTGTGTATATTACAGCACGTTTTATTTGCTCCGCTTTTTCTTTAGGAAAATATAACTTCTGATCTAGCGCACCATTAGAAGACATCACGGCAAATGCTAGATGCTCTACCATGTGCTGAGCGGTCATACGCCCCCACACAGGATCACTGTCTGACTTTAACCCCTTCAGTTTATGCACTAGTCCCTGTCGGTTTTGAATATCTATCATAAAAATTTATTAAAAAAAATACACAGGTAATCCCGTATCTCCGACATCCAAGATGAACAAACATAAAATTTCATCCAATTTTTTTTCATAAAAAATTAAAACAGACAACGGCCTCTTCAAAGCCATTTTTGAACCTGCTCTTCAGTTAAATTCCCACCACATATCACACTGCAAACATTCTTTTTACTAAATAAAGTAGGGTTTTCTAATATGGCAGCTATTCCAACTGCAGCCGATGGCTCTGCTCTCAATCCTTCATACCTATTCAATACCCTAATTCCCTCAACAATACTCTCGTCGCTAACCAATATACCTTCGTCAATCAAACCTCTCATATCCTCAACAACTTCAGGAATAGGCAACCGAACGGCAATACCATCTGCAATTGTATCTGCACCTAACAAGTTAACCACCTCACCTTTCTTCCAAGATTCAATCATCGCTGGCGCTCCCCTAGCCTGAACCACAATTATTTTTGTTTCTGGAGAATAATGTTTGAAAACTTTCGCTATTCCTGTTGCTAGTGCGCCATTCCCAAGCGCAATCAGCAAGTACTCTATTTTACTTGGCAGATTCAGCAGTTCTAGCCCAATAGTCCCAGCGCCTTCTACAGTCTCAATATTAAGGCTATCTTCCACAAAACCAATATTATATTTTCCTGCAAAAGCCTTAGCTTCTGACTTGGCCTCATCAAAATCATTTCCATATAAAATGACCTTAGCCCCTAAAGATTGCATTTTTTTTACCTTTAGACTATTGGCATTTATACTTGCAAATACTGTTACCTTAACGCCCTTTTTTTTGCATGAGTAAGCTAGGGCTTGGCCGAAATTACCGGCACTTGCGCAAACCAATTCTGAATTATAGCCCAAACCTGAAACCAACAGCTCTGCTCCCCTGCCTTTGAAAGAACCAATAGGGTTTTGGGTCTCGTCTTTTAAATACATTTTACACTGTAAAAGATCAGAAAGTGACCCAGAAAGAAACTGTGGAGAATTTAAAAACGCCTTGTCGATTTCACTGACGGCATATTTTATTCTGGATAACAAGATCCTGTCTGTCGTTTTCATATTTTACCTCAAACAAGCACTTGCAAAGAAATTACTTTATCCTCGATATCTTAATGCCTACTATGCAATCTAATATCCATTCAGGAATATCTGCTGTATCTGTCTCAATCGCACTATACATCAACAACTCCTCTTTGCTTGCAAAAAACAACTTTTCAATTCCTACACTTTCTACTTTTAAGTTATATGGCTCAAGCAAATCATTAATGTCGGCGGCAAGTTTAGATTGAGTCAAGAACGCTGACGTTTCTTGGTAGTTTTTAACAGCTTCTACCGTTGGGAACTCCTCTTTATACGCTTTGGTCACTTCGATCGCGAGGTCTCCTGTTTGAACTAAACGCCCGACCAAAAAACTACTCAAAGAGTCAAGGTTATAGTCAGAGGCTGCTACAGGAAGAATAAGTTTTAGCTCTTCGAGCCGTTGCCTATGGGTGGTGTTAGATTTAGCATAGGGGATATTCAGGAATAGGCTTACATGTCCATTTTCTTTATACTCTTTGAAAACAGGTCGGAAATCTGAGGTGTCACTTTTGTTCAGGACAAAATATTCTGTCGCTCTTTCCAAATAGCTAGAACCCGCAACTTCTCCTTCGACCTTCCTACTGCCCACATTAACATTATCGGAATGTTGCCTTTCTACACTTTCTTTCAGATCTCCGTTACAGCTAAAAAGTCCAAAAGCTATTAGCCAAACCCCTAAGATTCTTTTCATTAATTCGCAATTACAATTGACCAACAAGCCCATAAATGGTTTTACGCCAAGTCGAAGCCTTACATTCCTAAAGATAACGATAAAAAGCAAAAATCAACGATTACACACGCACTTTGAAGCATTCAATACTGCACCGCCACGACCAACACTGATCCAGTATTAGCTTTCGAATACCTCCCCTTACGAAGGCATTTATCAGAAAATAATTAAATTTTACATGGTGCAGCCGTAGCAAGATCTTTTCAACGTAAGCCACTGAATTGGAGTTGCCCGAGTGATATAATTGCATCGAAACAAGGTGTCGAATCAAAACAAACTTTCTATAAAATCTTGTCTAGCAGCAATTTCCTTATTGATCAAAACAAAATATTTTGTCTGCCAACTTTGGCTTTTTTCTGCTTGTTTATTTGTAGGAGTGTCCCAAGGTGGATAAACCCTGAGCCCACGCTTTCCTGCATTGCTTTGGTGTGAGATAATGCCTTTCTCAACCAAAACAGATTTGGGGAAAATAAACTGCCCTATGCCTGTCTCGGACTTTGAGGTTATTATCATAAAGTCAACAGGATCTAAACTGCTAAAAGGTTCGGTTGCGCCATCTTCATTCCGTTTCCAAGTGGCAACAAATTGGCCTGTTTTTGTAGGTGTAATTTTAGAAACCCTATGCTCAACTTTGCGCCCCCTTAGTTCAAAAGAACAAGCCCCATACTCAGTACTTTCAGAATGGATCTTCAGGTTACCAAATGACAAGTTGAGTTTGTCATAAAACAGCTCCCGAGCAGTTAGCAGGTCGTCTTGAAGGGCATTAACAGATGTCATAGGTAATAAAAGATGTTAAGATATTTAGAGACACTTACACTGCTGAGTAGCACTATGGCATAGCTCCTAGGTTTTACAGCATTTAAACATCCGTCGGAGGTGAAAGGCTGCAAAAGAGCTGAGCGCTCAGCTCCCACTGTACCGGGGAAGGACGATAGTATGCAGTGTAGGCGGCTGAACATATTATTTCTCCGAGGATTTGGAACCTTGTGATTTTAGTTTTGACTCCATATACTTCTTGAATTCTTTAAAATCCATGTTTTCCGTATCCTTAAAAACCTTATCCCTGATCTCCCCCATCATCTTTACAGAATCAAATCTTTTTCCAGTTTTAGTCTTTATAATTAATCAGTTCTAGAGGACTTCTGATTTTAATAATCGGGTATCCTGATCTCAAAATTTATAGATCTGGCAAGCTGATCAGAAAAGGAAATTCAACAAAGTACTACATTATTCTTGCGACATAGTAGCTTTTTCAGATTCACTAAAATAGCAATGAATCATATACCAGTCCATTGCTCCATGACTTCTAATTTCTTTTATTTTCGAATTACTGACCCTTGAGTTAAGATAGATTTTATTATTAACGGCTCTATCAATCTGGTGTTTATCAAAAAGCGCACTTTCTATAAAATAGAAAGCTACTGGTTTGTAGCTAATTCTATTTTTATTTTTAAGACACAATAATTCTCATTTTGCTCATTCATGTACTTCTCAAATGAAATTTGATAATGAACACCATATCCTATCAAAAGAAGACTGAGAGTTGAAATAATAATGATGGAGGTCGTGAACAAAATTTTCATTAAATGCTAATAAATATTGCCGTGATTCAAATTGTCGCATAGCGGTGAGCAGCTAAGGCTATGATCTGTGGTCATTGTAAAACTACTTCACTATCCGCCCCAGATAAAGATAGTGAATAGCTGAAAGTTTTCTGTCACCTAAAAACCAGCCATAGATTATAGCCTCGTGTTGTGTGCATGTAATTTTTAGTCTTCTGGTCTCCAGCCTTCAACTTTTTTCCAAGGCTTTCCTTTATCTTCTCGTTCAAATACAGCCCCAACACCTCCTTTCAATGGAGTAATTAAAGTAGGATCCTTATCAAGCATATATTTAATATTCTAATATTTTCAGGATTATTAGTATAATCATCGTCTTCCAATCCGCTAAACATTCTCCATCCACTATCTTCATCCCTATCAGTTTTTTCTCTATATAAAAAACGCACTAATCCGGTATATTCAAAACACTTTTTAGATACTAGTGCACTTTTTTCGGCAGAATCTATCCAACATGGGCTATCTTTTTTTACTATAGTTTGAGCAATGTGCTTTGGCTTGAAATGTATTTCATCTCCTTCATTTAGACCATTTATATAAACCGGCTGGTTAACAAGAACTCCTTTATAACCAGAAAACAATCCCTTCCCTTTCGTGACCCTTACCCACATTCTTTCAGTACTTGGATAATTTTCCTCTGGATTTTTAATTATAAAATGAAGTCTAACCTCATCACCTATTTTTTGAGTAACTCTTTCTTCTTTTGACGGGATAAAAAATGACTCAGGATTTTCTTTAGCTGTTAATTCAATATCTTCTAATTCCCATGCTTTCATTGCCTGTTTGTGGGTTGAAATCATTGCACATAACTAAATCTGAAACACATACACCTGCCCTTATCTCCTTATTATCTTGAATCTACTGCAAATATCTGATAGATTCAACAAGACTATCGGCACCAGTATTACATTGAACACTAATAATATTCCTTATATCCATTGATTTACTATTAATGCACCTCAGTAAGATCCTTTATGTTAGGCACTTCAACAGAGAAGGTTTTGGATTTCTCTTTGCTATACATCTCCTTTGCTATCTGAAAGCAACTATAGGTTATGACTTTAAATTACAGCTTACTGCCGTTTTATAACTCAGCTACACAGGTGTGACAAAGAGTATGCCATGGAAGGTTGCACATTGACTTAAAACTCATAGTATTTTTTTAAAATCATTAATTATGACTGTTAAAAACCCCAACACCAATAAACAGAAAAAATAAATGACCAATAAAATACTTAAACCTAGTTATTGAAAGACCTTCTTTCCGTGTGTAACTTTTCCAACTATAATAAAGGCCGATTGGGGGCAGTATAAATACCGAAAGCATTGGTAAGGCAATTAACAAATCGTATAAATCTGGATGTTTATTTTTTTTAAAAATGGCCTTGCAAAAACAGTCATTAGTATAGAAAATATAAAAAAGCCCAAATATACTTTATAAATCTTTAATGACTTTTTTAAATACTTTAGCTCTACAGGTTTGGTTTCCATATATTTATTATCTAGCCTCGAAAGGCGAATGCTCGTTTTTATATTGTTGTACCTAGTCCTTTTTCCTCTTTCCGTTATATAATATTTCTACTCTCTTTAGCTTTCCTCTTTTGTTATAGAATTTTACTTCACCTTCTTGAATTCCACTTTCGTTATAAAACTCTTCAAGGGCTAACTTTCCATTTTTGTAGTACTTTCTAGAAATCCCAGAATCTTTGTCATTCTTAAATGATCCGGTTCGCTTAATACCACCATCTGGATAATAAAAAGTATATGGGCCACTTAGCTTTCCATTCTTGTAACTAAATATTTTTTCTTTATTCCCATTTTTATAATAGGACTGTATACCTACGGCCAAGTACATCTTTATTCCCAAAAAATGACGCCATAAGTTTGCATTACAAACTATAACAGCAAAATAATGGCAACAAACACAAAAGTATCTGACCAGATGCGTGAGCTTTATCAGCTTTGGCAACAAAGCGGTATCAGTAAAAAAGAATTTAGCCTTCGGCAGAACATCAATTATCAAAAATTCATCTATTGGTGCGGCAAATATAGAACAGAGGAGCCCGGTACCGGATTTGTCCCTCTGAAAGTAAGCAGCCCTGATGAAATTAACCCTGCGGCCGGCAACATGGAAGTTGTCTTTCCTTCCGGTGCCAAGGTCATATTCCACGGCATGGCAGATCCATCATTTGTTAAACAATTAGTCAGCTAGCCATGCTTTCATTGTCTCACCAGTGCAGGTACTTTCTCTATTCGGGCAAAACCGACATGCGGAAAGGGTTTGACAGCCTATCAGGTATTGTAAGGAGCAAACTTAACGAAAACCCCATGAACGGGGACATTTTTATTTTCCTGAACCGAAACCGAAACCATGTCAAGCTCCTTTTATGGGAAGGCGACGGTTTCAGTATGT is from Cytophagaceae bacterium ABcell3 and encodes:
- the ccsA gene encoding cytochrome c biogenesis protein CcsA, whose product is MKKNWWKILTVLLLIYVIIAGLLFEVPRMDILNETIRNLYFHVPMWFGMVILLFVSVIYSIKYLLGFRSELDVKAVEFANTGVLFGILGIVTGMIWARYTWGDYWSRDPKQDSAAIGLLIYFAYFVLRGAFSDDQQRARISAVYNIFAFPTLIALIFVLPRLQDSLHPGNGGNPGFNAYDLDSRMRAIFYPAVIGFTLLGVWVSTLRIRLKNIEYKLRGIE
- a CDS encoding heme exporter protein CcmB, whose translation is MVREISAQIKKEIMLEWRQRYALNGMLLFAGSTVFICYLSIGVRAGDLSIFTWNALLWIIMLFTAVNAITKSFMQERQARNLYYYNLTSPRVIILSKIIYNVLLMIILAFTAYLFYSLVLGNPVEDLGMFLLVLLLGAMSFSGTLTLISGIASKSGNGSMLMAVLSFPVIIPVLVLLIRCSRNSIDGLERSLIYNDLMILVAINAMVVAVSYLLFPFIWKS
- a CDS encoding DUF3575 domain-containing protein translates to MRRYLLVAGLVVCLINKGFAQEDNELFQDNDEEIEALEEEDVEELEDEEIEELDEEERQALEIPERRNTVKFNTLSPFVSSISGFYERGITTNMSAQIGLFYTGYSLTGSSWRGYGITPEFRYYLTSEETYNEGLYVAPFFRYQQLEVTRHIQEANISSLMNTFGGGVVGGYQFKIADRFALDAFLGPAIDIGTFRYEEGMENVEFDGGPFSGFNLRVGLSVGYSF
- the pheS gene encoding phenylalanine--tRNA ligase subunit alpha; the protein is MLDKISQLQKEAEAFDIKDEKSLEAFRLAFISKKGKLTSLFDELKSVPREQKKEVGMSLNKLKVYAKEKFDTATQEVQSKQGDKGEKSDQDLTLPSIPHALGSRHPLTIVKERIVEIFARMGFNLSEGPEIEDDWHNFTALNFPENHPAREMQDTFFIERKPDITLRTHTSSVQVRVMENQKPPIRTLSPGRVFRNEAISARAHCVFHQIEGLYIDEKVSFADLKQTLYYFVKEMFGKDIKVRFRPSFFPFTEPSAEMDITCLICKGKGCNICKQSGWVEIGGAGMVDPNVLQNCGIDPEKYSGFAFGMGIERITMLKYQIKDLRLFTENDVRFLRQFTHL
- a CDS encoding DUF3781 domain-containing protein translates to MKNYKKEVLINICYTKLVYGRISKKLSTSLSKDEIEKMILDVLGATDESQFQKRGKNIYITNYERSLRITVNSFTYRIITVDALNKRARLPT
- a CDS encoding DUF1569 domain-containing protein, coding for MIDIQNRQGLVHKLKGLKSDSDPVWGRMTAQHMVEHLAFAVMSSNGALDQKLYFPKEKAEQIKRAVIYTDNELPMGFKAPMLGDTLPKLVCSDLGAALKKLYLALDEFELYFLNNPDAKPVNLAMGELDREEWTRFHNKHFSHHFKQFRLL
- a CDS encoding pyridoxal-phosphate dependent enzyme: MKTTDRILLSRIKYAVSEIDKAFLNSPQFLSGSLSDLLQCKMYLKDETQNPIGSFKGRGAELLVSGLGYNSELVCASAGNFGQALAYSCKKKGVKVTVFASINANSLKVKKMQSLGAKVILYGNDFDEAKSEAKAFAGKYNIGFVEDSLNIETVEGAGTIGLELLNLPSKIEYLLIALGNGALATGIAKVFKHYSPETKIIVVQARGAPAMIESWKKGEVVNLLGADTIADGIAVRLPIPEVVEDMRGLIDEGILVSDESIVEGIRVLNRYEGLRAEPSAAVGIAAILENPTLFSKKNVCSVICGGNLTEEQVQKWL
- a CDS encoding MepB family protein; protein product: MTSVNALQDDLLTARELFYDKLNLSFGNLKIHSESTEYGACSFELRGRKVEHRVSKITPTKTGQFVATWKRNEDGATEPFSSLDPVDFMIITSKSETGIGQFIFPKSVLVEKGIISHQSNAGKRGLRVYPPWDTPTNKQAEKSQSWQTKYFVLINKEIAARQDFIESLF
- a CDS encoding DUF2185 domain-containing protein — protein: MKAWELEDIELTAKENPESFFIPSKEERVTQKIGDEVRLHFIIKNPEENYPSTERMWVRVTKGKGLFSGYKGVLVNQPVYINGLNEGDEIHFKPKHIAQTIVKKDSPCWIDSAEKSALVSKKCFEYTGLVRFLYREKTDRDEDSGWRMFSGLEDDDYTNNPENIRILNICLIRILL